Genomic window (Musa acuminata AAA Group cultivar baxijiao chromosome BXJ1-9, Cavendish_Baxijiao_AAA, whole genome shotgun sequence):
ATCCAACGCGTGGCCTCCTGTCTTCAACAGCAGTGTGAGCAGAAGAACGATTGCGATCTTGTATCGCTGGGCTGCTCTAAGGAGGTCTGCTACCCCTTCACCCTGCGATCTGGCATGGCTACTTCAGCTTGTGAGGGCAACTTGATGGCATCTACCAGAATGCAGAACACTTCGGTGTGCTTAAGTGGCAATGGTCCATTTCCATATGGAATCTACAATTGGGCTCTCCCTGTTGTGTCCAGCAGCTCACTTGCTGTCAAGATCCTCTATCCCATCTTTTGGGGCCTCATGACTCTGAGGTAAGAGTTGGTTGATCAGAAAGATCATACGCAAGAACCTGCAAATCCAGTAGAATAAGCATAAACCAGAGCTTCACCTCGTTTGTCACTGACATAATTTTCACTCTGCTACAGCACTTTCGGCAATGATCTCGAGCCTACCAGCCACTGGCTAGAAGTCATATTCAGCATTGTTATCGTCCTAAGTGGCTTGATGCTCTTCACCCTGTTGATCGGTAACATTCAGGTGCTTGGCAATGCTGTCGTCTTCACTCCGATCAGACACAGCAATGTATACATTTCTAACAGATTTGCCTTCCTGAGTAGGTATTCTTGCATGCTGTTATGGCGAGGAAGAGAAAGATGCAATTACGATCTCGGGACATGGAATGGTGGATGAAACGGAGACAGCTACCCTCGCGGCTAAGACAAAGAGTTCGTCAGTACGAGCGCCAGCGCTGGGCTGCAACCAGAGGGGAGGAAGAGATGGAGATGATCAAAGATTTCCCCGAAGGACTGCGGCGTGACATTAAGCGTGATCTCTGCGTTGATCTCATTAAGCAGGTAATGCAGAAGACTACATAGTGTGTGTTAAGATTACAGAGGCACTTCCAACCTTCGTTCTCACAAAGCTAATGATCATCTGTGAAATAGAAATTGCTGGAGAAAACATGTGAAGCTCATGTATATTTTCTTGCAGGTACCTCTGTTCCACAATTTGGATGATCTCATTCTGGACAACATATGCGAAAGAGTTAAACCCCTCGTCTTTTCCAAGGGTGAAAAGGTATATGATTAATGTTAGCAAAGGAGGAGAAGTCTTGGAGCGTGCTGAGGGTACTACTTTTATGATCAGGTGATAAGAGAAGGCGACCCAGTGCAGCGCATGGTGTTCGTCGTCCGAGGCCACCTGAAGAGCAGCCAGTGCCTCAGCAAAGGCATGGTGGCCACGTGCATGCTCGGGCCTGGCAACTTCCTCGGCGACGAGCTCCTCTCGTGGTGCTTGCGGCGGCCATTCGTCGACCGACTACCGGCTTCCTCCGCCACGTTCGAGTGCGTCGAGCCGGCAGAAGCCTTCGGCTTGGATGCGCCCGATCTCCGGTACATCACAGAGCACTTCAGGTACAAGTTCGCGAACGAGAGGCTCAAGCGAACGGCGAGGTTCTACTCGTCTAATTGGCGGACGTGGGCGGCTGTCAACATACAGCTCGCCTGGCGCCGCTACAAGACGAGGACAGGAGGCGCGGCGAATGGACCGCCGGAACAGCGCGACGGCGAACGCCGCCTGAGGATGTATGCTGCCATGTTCATGTCGCTGCGACCTCAAGACCATCTCGAGTAGAACAAGAGCAGTCATGTTGATGGAGTTCAAAGGCCACTCGAGAAGAGAAGAAATTTAGAATTCAGCATGAGAAATAATTCAGCTTGTTGCATGAAAACTCTGGAGACTTGATCTCTCAGTCTCCGGTTGAAGCTTTAGAAGCGCCAAGGTTCTTTTCTCGCGCTCCGTGGTGCGATATGAAGAATTGCATGAAGGTAGTTCTTTTCACTTTATCAATGTGATTGAAGTTATAGAGATGCCAACATGTTGATCTTGAAGCACAAAAATTAGTGAGGAGGTACTTATTCtatcattttatatatatatttttaacaaaaataaatgatttaatttaaggaattaattttatgattttacACTGATTCGATAAAATCTTTACACCCTAAGTTAGGTAACATCACCTTCTAAATATCATAATAAATTTAAATCTTCAAAATAAGAATATTAAGATCAATCAAGTCGACAAGGACTTTAATAAGGGgcgtatataaatataaataaataaataaatatatatatatatatatatatatatatatatatatatatatatatatatatatatatatatatttgctaaaccaaaatttagagggtAAAGATAATAATAACTGGTTTGGAAGGGATATAAATGCAATTTTGGCTAAAGGAGGCCACTTCGACATCAATTAACGTTCGAATTCTAAACCCTAGCACGGAAATAAGCTTCAAGTTCGACGGCAATGGCGATGGAGATCGATTTGCCGAAGCCGGAATTGCTCTTCCGAGCCGCGGAGGATGGGGACGCTTCTCTATTTGCCTCCCTCTCCAGGGAAGCCCTAGACAGGGCTCGATCGCTTAGGAACGAAGACGGCCGATCCCTCCTTCACGTCGCTGCCTCCTTCGGCCGCTCCGAGGCGAGCCCTCACCGTTGTTTTGCAAATTGTGTAACTTTAATCGTATTCGTCGATCTAGGGTTTGATATTTTGTTTCTCCAATTTTTATTTTCCTACGTCTCGTTTGAGAAGAGTAGTTGAGTAGTTGATTTGATTTGGTTTGATTTTATTGAAGGATTTTGGGATTTTTTTCTCTAATAGGTTGTTGATGTGATATCGGCTGCTGATCCATCGATTAATGGAGTCAACAGTAAGGATGAAGAAGGTTGGGCGCCCATTCACTCCGCTGCGAGCATCGGGAATGCTGAGATCGTCGAGATCTTGCTTAGTAGAGGTGAGTTTCGACTGATGCTTCTGTCAAGATTGAGCTTTCGTCCAGTTTGCCTTTGCTATAGGAAATTATATGCAGTCCTTTTTGTTCTGTCATGGCTTGTTAGAATAACCAAAAAACAATTTATAAAATTCATTAGCTTTCCGTCAGATGTTTGGAAGGAAACAGAATTGAGATGTATGATCATGTGGTTGTAATACTACTTCAGTTTTGTAGTTTGATATCTATGTGAGAATCTAGAGATTAGAATTAATGGTAAAATGTAAATTGCAATGCATATATGCCATGCAATTTAAAGCATGTTTTCGTGACATGCAAGTGATGCTTGAAGAAATAAGTTCGGGTTCAACTGGTGCTTTTAGGTTGACAAGCAGCATACTACTGCTATGTAGCTATACTCTAATTCCAGGGAAGTTTTCTTGGTAGCTTATTCAGCTACTTATCAATGAGATAAATtaaatctttttttaaaaaaatcagttCTTTTGTGAGAAGTCTTGAACAAGCTCTGATTAATTAACAAtctgtattttatttattttttgtaatattttttgaaacaaTATTATAAAAAGGTAAACTGATTTAACATTAGCAAATAGTAGCAAAAACTTTGGTTTTTGATCTGAAAATTAAAAGGAATGTTTGAATTGATCCTCCAATCTGTATCTGCCCCATCCTTTAAACCATATTGTCCAATACAACTGatccaattcaaataattttataaaaaaccaATTCCTATCCTGATTTCATTTTTTAAAACCTTGAGTAGGATCTTCTCACACATAAATAGAACCTGTCACAGGAAGAAGGTATAGCTAATCTAGTCAACCTAACAAAATGAATAGCTCTAGCTACTGCCACTCTCCAAATACCAGACTTGACGGAAGAAGGTATGTTCGTGCTTGGGTCATGTTAAACACATTAATATTAAGATTCAGTATGACTCAAATGAGTCTATTATGATTATTCTAGTGAATATTTGACTAAACCAACCAGTTTAGTTTGATCCAATCCAGTTGTTTACTGCATGGTTGTCATTGAGCAATTGGCATATAATATCTGGTTCTCTTAGACTTGTATGTTGAGATCATGAATTGACATGATCCGTATCTTGCCAGACTGTCCTGTTATGACCCTTCACATTTTTTTGCTTCCCAAGGAAAATTCTTTTAACGATTTATATGTTATTCATCAAGTGAAATGCCTAGTATGATTTCCCATCACTAACTAGAAATCTGATAACAGTTGCATATGCTATCTATTTAGAAGATAAAATGCTGCATTGTTTGGCTTTTTAAtaattcaagaatttttttttgtttgaagctGTATCTTGTTTTGGGTAATGTTTTTGCACGAACAGGAAGTGATGTCAATTTGATTAACGACGGTGGACGCACTGCCCTTCATTATGCTGCTAGTAAGGGATGGTTAAAAGTAGCTGAAGTTCTAATATCCCATGGTGCAAAGATAAATAAGAAAGACAAGGTCTATACTGTTTTGCACAACTATGTCTCACAATTTTTCTTCCAGTTATTTCTTCTTCATGCTAAGTTTTTTTCTCTTGTTTATGCACATTTCTGCTGTTGATGTTTTAAAGTGCATTTAATTCAGGTTGGTTGTACCCCACTGCATAGGGCGGCAAGTACAGGAAAGTCAGAGTTGTGTGAGCTGTTGATTGAGGAAGGAGCAGATGTTGATGTTGTTGATAAAGCAGGCCAAACACCTCTTATGCATGCAGTGATATGCCAGAACCAACAGGTCACTGAAATTAGAACTCAACCAtgctatttttccttttattaatttaattggcCATTACAAAGTGTCAAATTAGAGTACCCTTAAGAGTGGCTTTATCTTATTTAAGTTAGCAATATCTTTTGCTTCTCATCAATCAGAAGTTGTGCTTGATCCCTCATGTAATCCACATTACTGAAGTGGATGAAGTTCCTAAGTAATGTGTTGCCCCATTTTCTCCCTCTGTGACCTTGAACCT
Coding sequences:
- the LOC135592761 gene encoding uncharacterized protein LOC135592761, producing the protein MAMEIDLPKPELLFRAAEDGDASLFASLSREALDRARSLRNEDGRSLLHVAASFGRSEVVDVISAADPSINGVNSKDEEGWAPIHSAASIGNAEIVEILLSRGSDVNLINDGGRTALHYAASKGWLKVAEVLISHGAKINKKDKVGCTPLHRAASTGKSELCELLIEEGADVDVVDKAGQTPLMHAVICQNQQVALLLIRHGADLDVEDKEGYTALGRASDDFRRILIDAAKAMLEG
- the LOC103997361 gene encoding cyclic nucleotide-gated ion channel 2, with the protein product MPLPVTKLLRSFISRSAGLLWRRKEVVSSDTEDGDYEGGNRTPPSVAAAECYACTQPGAPAFHSTTCDRAHSPEWEASAGSSLIPIRPSQTNVLRSLRPGKSGASLLGGQVLDPRSEKVRRWNRLILLARAVAVAVDPLFFYVLSIGRRGAPCLYMNGGLLAIVTALRTAADAVHLVHVWLQFRVAYVSRESLVVGCGKLVWDARMVAVHYLRSLRGFWFDVFVILPVPQAVFWLVVPKLIKEDKIKLMMTILLLIFVFQFLPKVYHSICVMRRMQKVTGYIFGTIWWGFGLNLIAYFIASHVAGGCWYVLAIQRVASCLQQQCEQKNDCDLVSLGCSKEVCYPFTLRSGMATSACEGNLMASTRMQNTSVCLSGNGPFPYGIYNWALPVVSSSSLAVKILYPIFWGLMTLSTFGNDLEPTSHWLEVIFSIVIVLSGLMLFTLLIGNIQVFLHAVMARKRKMQLRSRDMEWWMKRRQLPSRLRQRVRQYERQRWAATRGEEEMEMIKDFPEGLRRDIKRDLCVDLIKQVPLFHNLDDLILDNICERVKPLVFSKGEKVIREGDPVQRMVFVVRGHLKSSQCLSKGMVATCMLGPGNFLGDELLSWCLRRPFVDRLPASSATFECVEPAEAFGLDAPDLRYITEHFRYKFANERLKRTARFYSSNWRTWAAVNIQLAWRRYKTRTGGAANGPPEQRDGERRLRMYAAMFMSLRPQDHLE